In Carassius gibelio isolate Cgi1373 ecotype wild population from Czech Republic chromosome B13, carGib1.2-hapl.c, whole genome shotgun sequence, one genomic interval encodes:
- the rdh14a gene encoding retinol dehydrogenase 14a, whose amino-acid sequence MLRGKTIIVTGANSGIGKATAAEMLRCQGRVIMACRNRERAEKAAQEIQQEAGPEQGELVIKLLDLASLKSVRSFCEEIMKEESRIDILINNAGIYQCPYTKSEDGFEMQFAVNHLGHFLLTNLLLDLLKRSAPSRIIVVSSKLYKYGEINFDDLNSEQSYDKAFAYARSKLANLLFTLELSHRLEETGVTVNALTPGIVRTNLGRHVHIPLLMKPLFNLASRAFFKSPEEGAQTSIYLACSPDVEGVQGKCFANCHEEQLLAKATDEEVAKKLWDISEVMVGITT is encoded by the exons ATGCTACGGGGCAAAACTATAATCGTGACCGGGGCAAACAGTGGCATTGGAAAAGCCACGGCCGCGGAGATGCTGCGGTGTCAGGGCCGAGTGATCATGGCATGTAGGAACCGAGAACGGGCGGAGAAAGCAGCTCAAGAGATCCAACAGGAGGCCGGACCAGAGCAAGGGGAACTAGTGATCAAACTCTTGGACCTGGCGTCGCTGAAATCTGTCCGTAGTTTTTGCGAAGAGATAATGAAG GAAGAGTCAAGGATTGACATCCTAATCAACAATGCTGGAATCTACCAGTGTCCATACACCAAATCAGAAGATGGATTCGAGATGCAGTTCGCCGTCAATCATCTGGGTCACTTCTTGCTCACTAACCTCCTGCTGGATCTCCTCAAACGCTCTGCTCCTAGCCGGATCATTGTAGTGTCCTCCAAGCTCTACAAGTACGGTGAAATAAACTTTGATGACCTGAACAGCGAGCAGAGCTATGATAAAGCTTTTGCCTATGCACGGAGTAAACTAGCCAATCTTCTTTTTACTCTGGAGCTCTCTCATCGACTCGAGGAGACCGGTGTGACAGTAAATGCTCTCACCCCAGGGATTGTGCGGACTAACCTGGGCAGGCATGTCCACATCCCACTGCTGATGAAGCCACTATTTAACCTGGCTTCACGGGCCTTCTTTAAGTCCCCTGAGGAAGGTGCACAGACTTCTATCTATCTGGCCTGCTCTCCGGATGTGGAGGGCGTTCAGGGGAAGTGCTTTGCTAACTGTCATGAAGAACAACTATTAGCTAAGGCCACAGATGAGGAGGTGGCCAAGAAACTGTGGGACATCAGTGAGGTGATGGTGGGCATCACAACCTGA
- the nt5c1ba gene encoding 5'-nucleotidase, cytosolic IB a isoform X2, with translation MVKERKVFEEEGLERYVEHQQELEDQPFSPGVSFPFVKALMNVNARLRELYPDSEELFDIVLMTNNHAQVGVRLINSINYYDLTIERFCMTGGESPIGYLKAYMTNLYLSKDSKKVQEAIEEGIAAATMFPCDSENELSDTQLRVAFDGDAVLFSDESEIIVKKHGLDTFFRHEKEFENKPLAQGPLKCFLETLGKLQRKFYTKNQRISCPIRTYLVTARSAASAGARVLKTLRSWGLEVDEALFLAGAPKGPLLQKIKPHIFFDDQMFHIEGAQELGTIAAHVPYGIGQKYHKGKHIDTSDTEKNEKI, from the exons ATGGTGAAGGAGAGGAAGGTGTTTGAAGAGGAAGGGCTGGAGAGGTACGTCGAGCACCAGCAGGAGCTCGAGGACCAGCCTTTTAGCCCAGGGGTCTCGTTTCCTTTCGTTAAG GCTCTGATGAATGTAAATGCTCGTTTGAGAGAACTGTACCCAGACAGCGAGGAGCTGTTTGATATTGTGCTGATGACTAATAATCACGCCCAGGTCGGAGTTCGCCTCATCAACAGCATCAATTACTATG ATCTAACTATAGAGAGATTTTGCATGACGGGTGGAGAGAGTCCAATTGGTTACCTAAAGGCCTACATGACCAACCTCTACCTGTCCAAAGATTCAAAGAAAGTACAAGAAGCTATTGAAgaag GAATAGCAGCCGCCACAATGTTCCCCTGCGACAGTGAGAATGAGCTCAGTGACACACAATTGCGTGTAGCCTTCGATGGAGATGCAGTTTTATTTTCCGACGAGTCTGAGATTATTGTAAAGAAACACGGATTGGACACTTTCTTTAGGCACGAGAAAGAGTTTGAGAACAAGCCTCTTGCACAG GGCCCCCTGAAATGTTTCCTGGAAACACTGGGTAAACTCCAGCGCAAGTTCTACACAAAAAACCAAAGAATCAGCTGCCCTATTCGCACTTACCTCGTCACAGCTCGAAGTGCTGCTAGCGCTGGGGCCCGCGTTCTGAAAACTCTACGGAGCTGGGGGTTGGAGGTAGACGAGGCCCTCTTTTTGGCTGGGGCTCCTAAGGGGCCTCTCTTACAGAAGATCAAGCCTCACATCTTCTTTGATGATCAGATGTTTCACATCGAGGGTGCCCAGGAGCTTGGTACAATCGCTGCTCATGTGCCCTATGGGATTGGACAGAAGTATCATAAGGGGAAACACATAGATACAAGtgatactgaaaaaaatgaaaagatttgA
- the nt5c1ba gene encoding 5'-nucleotidase, cytosolic IB a isoform X1: protein MSKPEGTERGGQSNSDNSEEKDWAAVKAFFDNAKTTKKPRPPKPSNAVTIAVSSRTLFNMVKERKVFEEEGLERYVEHQQELEDQPFSPGVSFPFVKALMNVNARLRELYPDSEELFDIVLMTNNHAQVGVRLINSINYYDLTIERFCMTGGESPIGYLKAYMTNLYLSKDSKKVQEAIEEGIAAATMFPCDSENELSDTQLRVAFDGDAVLFSDESEIIVKKHGLDTFFRHEKEFENKPLAQGPLKCFLETLGKLQRKFYTKNQRISCPIRTYLVTARSAASAGARVLKTLRSWGLEVDEALFLAGAPKGPLLQKIKPHIFFDDQMFHIEGAQELGTIAAHVPYGIGQKYHKGKHIDTSDTEKNEKI from the exons ATGAGCAAACCTGAAGGTACTGAGAGAGGAGGACAGTCCAACTCGGACAACAGCGAAGAAAAAGACTGGGCGGCTGTCAAAGCATTTTTTGACAACGCGAAAACAACGAAGAAGCCCCGTCCG CCCAAACCCAGCAATGCTGTAACCATCGCGGTGTCCTCGCGAACGCTGTTTAACATGGTGAAGGAGAGGAAGGTGTTTGAAGAGGAAGGGCTGGAGAGGTACGTCGAGCACCAGCAGGAGCTCGAGGACCAGCCTTTTAGCCCAGGGGTCTCGTTTCCTTTCGTTAAG GCTCTGATGAATGTAAATGCTCGTTTGAGAGAACTGTACCCAGACAGCGAGGAGCTGTTTGATATTGTGCTGATGACTAATAATCACGCCCAGGTCGGAGTTCGCCTCATCAACAGCATCAATTACTATG ATCTAACTATAGAGAGATTTTGCATGACGGGTGGAGAGAGTCCAATTGGTTACCTAAAGGCCTACATGACCAACCTCTACCTGTCCAAAGATTCAAAGAAAGTACAAGAAGCTATTGAAgaag GAATAGCAGCCGCCACAATGTTCCCCTGCGACAGTGAGAATGAGCTCAGTGACACACAATTGCGTGTAGCCTTCGATGGAGATGCAGTTTTATTTTCCGACGAGTCTGAGATTATTGTAAAGAAACACGGATTGGACACTTTCTTTAGGCACGAGAAAGAGTTTGAGAACAAGCCTCTTGCACAG GGCCCCCTGAAATGTTTCCTGGAAACACTGGGTAAACTCCAGCGCAAGTTCTACACAAAAAACCAAAGAATCAGCTGCCCTATTCGCACTTACCTCGTCACAGCTCGAAGTGCTGCTAGCGCTGGGGCCCGCGTTCTGAAAACTCTACGGAGCTGGGGGTTGGAGGTAGACGAGGCCCTCTTTTTGGCTGGGGCTCCTAAGGGGCCTCTCTTACAGAAGATCAAGCCTCACATCTTCTTTGATGATCAGATGTTTCACATCGAGGGTGCCCAGGAGCTTGGTACAATCGCTGCTCATGTGCCCTATGGGATTGGACAGAAGTATCATAAGGGGAAACACATAGATACAAGtgatactgaaaaaaatgaaaagatttgA